In one window of Malassezia japonica chromosome 9, complete sequence DNA:
- the ATP1 gene encoding Alpha subunit of the F1 sector of mitochondrial F1F0 ATP synthase (EggNog:ENOG503NUHW; COG:C), whose translation MLARSSGIAVANLARTSMVATARRSTPAVATAVRNYATAKAAASEVSSILEQRISGVSSDFDVEETGRVLTIGDGIAHVYGLRNVMAEEMVEFSSGVRGMALNLEADNVGVTVFGSDAFIKEGDVVKRTGQIVDVPVGPALLGRVVDALGTPIDGKGPIDAAEQRRVQVKAPGILPRHSVNQPMQTGYKPVDAMVPIGRGQRELIIGDRQTGKTALALDTILNQKRWNDGQDESKKLYCVYVAVGQKRSTVAQLVQALEQHDALKYTVIVAATASDAAPLQYLAPFTGCSIGEWFRDNGKHGLVVFDDLSKHAVAYRQMSLLLRRPPGREAYPGDVFYLHSRLLERAAKMSEKFGSGSLTALPIIETQGGDVSAFIPTNVISITDGQIFLESELFFKGIRPAVNVGLSVSRVGSAAQTKIYKSVAGSLKLYLAQYRELAAFAQFGSDLDASTRYTLNRGARLTELLKQGQYQPMATEIQVPILYAGVNGLLDDIPVNKIVDWEAAYRDELQNQQELLAEIGKGVMTKEIEENIKNSIKASVSSFQGN comes from the exons ATGCTCGCTAGGTCCTCCGGCATTGCAGTTGCTAACCTTGCCCGCACCTCTATGGTGGCCACG GCCCGCCGCAGCACTCCCGCTGTTGCTACCGCCGTCCGTAACTACGCGACCGCCAAGGCTG CCGCCTCGGAGGTGAGCTcgatcctcgagcagcgcatctCTGGCGTCTCTTCCGACTTTGATGTTGAGGAGACCGGCCGTGTGCTTACCATCGGTGACGGTATTGCCCACGTCTACGGTCTGCGCAACGTCATGGCCGAGGAGATGGTTGAGTTCTCCTCGGGTGTCCGCGGTATGGCCCTCAACCTGGAGGCCGACAACGTCGGTGTTACCGTCTTCGGTTCGGACGCCTTCATCAAGGAGGGTGACGTCGTGAAGCGTACCGGCCAGATTGTCGACGTTCCCGTCGGCCCTGCTCTGCTCGGCCGTGTCGTCGACGCTCTTGGTACCCCCATTGACGGCAAGGGCCCCATtgacgctgccgagcagcgccgtgtccAGGTCAAGGCCCCCGGCATTCTCCCCCGTCACTCGGTCAACCAGCCCATGCAGACTGGTTACAAGCCCGTCGACGCCATGGTGCCCATTGGCCGTGGTCAGCGTGAGCTGATCATTGGTGACCGTCAGACCGGTAAGACCGCTCTGGCTCTGGACACCATCCTGAACCAGAAGCGCTGGAACGATGGCCAGGACGAGTCCAAGAAGCTCTACTGTGTCTacgtcgccgtcggtcAGAAGCGCTCGACCGTCGCCCAGCTGGTGCAGGCCCTTGAGCAGCACGACGCTCTCAAGTACACTGTCATTGTCGCTGCCACTGCCTCGGACGCTGCTCCCCTGCAGTACCTTGCTCCCTTCACTGGTTGCTCGATCGGTGAGTGGTTCCGTGACAACGGCAAGCACGGTCTCGTTGTGTTCGACGACCTGTCGAAGCACGCCGTTGCCTACCGTCAGAtgtcgctgctgctccgCCGTCCCCCCGGTCGTGAGGCGTACCCCGGTGACGTTTTCTACCTCCACTCTCgtctgctcgagcgtgccgccaAGATGAGCGAGAAGTTCGGCTCTGGTTCGCTGACTGCCCTGCCCATCATTGAGACCCAGGGTGGTGACGTGTCGGCCTTCATTCCGACCAACGTCATTTCGATTACCGATGGTCAGATTTTCCTGGAGTCGGAGCTGTTCTTCAAGGGTATCCGTCCCGCCGTCAACGTCGGTCTCTCGGTGTCCCGTGTCGGTTCGGCCGCCCAGACCAAGATCTACAAGTCGGTCGCCGGTTCGCTCAAGCTCTACCTTGCCCAGTACCGTGAGCTGGCTGCCTTTGCCCAGTTCGGTTCGGACCTTGACGCCTCGACCCGCTACACCCTCAACCGTGGTGCCCGCCTGACCGAGCTCCTGAAGCAGGGTCAGTACCAGCCCATGGCCACCGAGATCCAGGTCCCCATCCTGTACGCCGGTGTCAACGGTCTCCTGGACGACATCCCGGTCAACAAGATCGTTGACTGGGAGGCCGCCtaccgcgacgagctccagAACCAGCaggagctcctcgccgagatcggCAAGGGTGTCATGACCAAGGAGATTGAGGAGAACATCAAGAACTCGATCAAGGCCAGCGTCTCGTCCTTCCAGGGCAACTAA
- a CDS encoding uncharacterized protein (COG:J; EggNog:ENOG503Q515), whose product MNALRTPLCRALAGRAVAPRAAIPATRLYSTEATQSTAGAPLQNARGSLQESVEDVNKALRLLHTQPNHYVVASITGRTLVLSESDLVTLPRLRGVQVGDVLELDRVHEVGSRNYTLRAQDPALGRRKAQGGRNPLVLLQQRDAEDAVEPLAVRVATKSTDIAQNAPESFLPWSKSWAAQLVPAGLAHVGASLSQDVVSVRCVVVEHTKGPMERIEKFKRRKGYDKVITHKQPYTRLRVDAITLGTAQ is encoded by the coding sequence ATGAACGCACTGCGGACGCCGCTGTGCCGCGCACTCgcggggcgcgccgtggcgcctcgcgcggcgatTCCTGCCACACGACTCTACTCTACAGAGGCCACACAAAGCACTGcgggtgcgccgctgcaaaACGCACGCGGCTCGCTCCAAGAATCCGTCGAAGACGTGAAtaaggcgctgcgcctcttgcatACGCAGCCGAACCACTATGTCGTGGCATCGATCACGGGCCGCACGCTTGTCTTGAGCGAGTCGGACCTCGtgacgctgccgcgcctccGCGGCGTCcaggtcggcgacgtgctcgagctcgaccgcgtccACGAAGTCGGCAGCCGCAACTacacgctgcgtgcgcaggacccggcgctcggccgccgcaaggcACAGGGCGGTCGCAACCCGCTTgtcctgctgcagcagcgcgatgcggaggacgccgtcgagccgctcgccgtgcgcgtcgctACCAAGTCGACCGACATCGCCCAAAACGCCCCGGAATCCTTCCTGCCGTGGTCCAAGTCGTgggccgcgcagcttgtTCCGGCCGGCCTCGCACACGTCGGTGCGTCGCTGTCGCAGGACGTCGTtagcgtgcgctgcgtcgtcgtcgagcataCCAAGGGGCCGATGGAACGCATTGAAAAGTTTAAGCGCCGCAAAGGCTACGACAAGGTGATCACCCACAAGCAGCCCTATACCCGTCTCCGTGTCGACGCCATTACTCTCGGTACTGCGCAGTAA
- the PPT1 gene encoding protein-serine/threonine phosphatase (COG:T; EggNog:ENOG503NU3F; BUSCO:EOG09261M78) — MSSTPSSPSGVSATSSADYSSATSADLTNETADVDPKLSAEERKRQAQEVKEAGNRCFVQGDYTQAKVLYTQAIALDPSVPALWSNRAACELKLEQHGLAIEDAGKAIELDEKFAKAYFRRASAHLSILDPKAALPDLRKVLQLDSKNATVRAQLDATVKLVRRLEFERAIRVEAGMPTSYTIQEHLENGTGGAVIKPDYDGPLLPTDESSKTEITPAVDSMPFLGRIDEAFIEKMIEYFKEGKRLPNGVAWAIVLGALREFEKEPAMVSYTVPEGTTIDVVGDTHGQFYDFLHLLSMTGRPSKTHAVLFNGDFVDRGSWSVEIALTIFAYKWLYPHTTLVNRGNHETSDMNKVYGFEGECKAKFGNDITFKLFTEVFVAIPLATLITAPKQPLPAEKLPASASKSLAQTAPILDKETGVKRFFVVHGGLFSQDDVTLDQILAIDRFAKKQPGQEGLMMELLWSDPQAAPGRGPSKRGVGLGFGPDITRAWCELNGITAVLRSHEVRQGGYAEEHEGLCCTVFSAPNYCDSAGNLAAFGRIDDQGTLSWTTFTAQPHPNIRPMAYASGAMGGLVA; from the coding sequence ATGTCTTCCAcgccctcctcgccgagcggcgtttctgccacgtcgagcgcggacTACTCCTCAGCCACGTCGGCCGACCTTACCAACGAgacggccgacgtcgacccCAAGCTCtctgccgaggagcgcaagcggcaggcgcaggaggTCAAAGAGGCCGGCAACCGGTGTTTTGTCCAGGGCGACTATACGCAGGCCAAGGTGCTCTACACGCAGGCCATTGCCCTCGACCCATCGGTCCCTGCGCTGTGGAGCaaccgcgcggcgtgcgagctgaagctcgagcagcacggcctGGCCATTGAGGATGCCGGCAAGGCGAttgagctcgacgagaagTTTGCCAAGGCCTACTTCCGCCGCGCGTCTGCGCACCTCTCGATCCTGGACcccaaggcggcgctgccggacctgcgcaaggtcctgcagctcgactCGAAGAATGCGACGGtccgcgcgcagctcgacgcgacgGTCAAGCTGGTGCGCCGTCTCGAGTTTGAGCGTGCgatccgcgtcgaggcgggcaTGCCGACGAGCTACACGATCCAGGAGCACCTCGAGAacggcaccggcggcgcggtgatCAAGCCCGACTACGACGGGCCGCTCCTGCCCACCGACGAGAGCAGCAAGACGGAGATCACGCCGGCGGTGGACAGCATGCCCTTTTTGGGCcgcatcgacgaggcgttCATCGAAAAGATGATTGAATACTTCAAGGAGGGCAAGCGCCTCCCGAACGGCGTCGCCTGGGCGAttgtcctcggcgcgctgcgcgagttTGAGAAAGAGCCTGCGATGGTTTCGTACACCGTCCCCGAAGGCACCACGATCGACGTCGTGGGCGATACCCACGGCCAATTTTACGACTTCCTCCATCTCCTCTCGATGACCGGCCGGCCATCCAagacgcacgccgtgctCTTCAACGGCGACTTTGTCGACCGCGGCTCCTGGTCGGTGGAGATTGCCTTGACGATCTTCGCGTACAAGTGGCTATACCCCCACACGACGCTCGTCAACCGCGGCAACCACGAAACGAGCGACATGAACAAGGTGTACGGCTTCGAGGGCGAGTGCAAGGCCAAGTTCGGCAACGACATCACCTTTAAGCTCTTCACCGAGGTGTTTGTCGCCATTCCGCTTGCCACGCTCATCACCGCGCCCAAGCAGCCGCTTCCCGCGGAAAAGCTcccggcgagcgcaagcaagtcgctcgcgcagaCCGCGCCCATCCTCGACAAGGAAACAGGCGTGAAGCGCTTCTTTGTCGTGCACGGCGGCCTCTTTTCGCAGGACGACGTGACACTCGACCAGATCCTCGCGATCGACCGCTTCGCAAAGAAGCAGCCCGGCCAGGAGGGCCTCATGATGGAGCTCCTCTGGAGCGACCCGCAGGCGGCCCCGGGCCGCGGCCCGAGcaagcgcggcgtcggcctcggcttCGGCCCCGACATTACGCGCGCGTGGTGCGAACTGAACGGTATTACTGCCGTCCTGCGCAGCCACGAAGTGCGCCAGGGCGGCTACGCGGAAGAGCACGAGGGTCTCTGCTGCACCGTCTTTTCCGCGCCGAACTACTGCGACTCGGCGGGGAACCTTGCGGCGTTCGGCCGCATCGACGACCAGGGCACGCTGTCCTGGACCACGTTTACCGCGCAGCCGCACCCCAACATCCGCCCGATGGCgtacgcgagcggcgctaTGGGCGGCCTGGTCGCCTAA
- the hob3 gene encoding BAR adaptor protein Hob3 (EggNog:ENOG503NV9C; COG:U) encodes MSWGGFKKSINRAGTQLMQKTGQLERSEDSRFKEEELKYREFEKHASALLKCSRDYLDAIRLLAASQARIGDTIEGFYSDSSETAMVASTYKRSVEELDARTAKELDVPYRATVLDPISKLSSYFPEVNKLIEKRNRKLLDYDAARSKQKKLSEKPADDPSKLPRADRELGDSKLVFEAIDQQLMNELPQLVDMRVPYLDPSLEMMIRAQIKFAQEGYEQLGSVQRYFPEHVRNEYAEGQLDTQVEGVLQEMRALSICGAGQ; translated from the exons ATGTCCTGGGGCGGGTTCAAGAAGTCGATTAACCGCGCGGGCACGCAGCTCATGCAAAAGACGGGGCAGTTGGAGCGCTCCGAAGACTCGCGCTtcaaggaggaggagctcaAGTACCGCGAGTTTGAGAagcacgcctcggcgctgctcaagtGCTCGCGGGACTATCTCGATGCGATTCGCT TGCTggcggcgtcgcaggcGCGTATCGGTGACACGATCGAGGGCTTTTACTCGGACTCGTCCGAGACGGCAATGGTCGCGAGCACCTACAAGCGCtcggtcgaggagctggatGCACGGACAGCgaaggagctcgacgtgccCTACCGTGCGACGGTGCTCGACCCGATCAGCAAGCTCTCGAGCTACTTCCCCGAGGTGAACAAGCTGATCGAGAAGCGCAAccgcaagctgctcgactacgacgcggcgcggtccaAGCAGAAGAAGCTCTCCGAGAAGCCGGCAGACGACCCCTCGAAACTCCCTCG CGCCGACCGCGAACTGGGCGACTCCAAGCTCGTGTTCGAGGCGATCGACCAGCAGCTCATGAACGAGCTGCCTCAGCTGGTCGACATGCGCGTGCCGTACCTGGATCCGTCGCTCGAGATGATGATCCGCGCGCAGATCAAGTTTGCGCAGGAGGGCTACGAACAGCTGGGCAGTGTCCAGCGCTACTTCCCGGAGCATGTGCGCAACGAGTATGCCGAGGGGCAGCTCGATACCCAGGTCGAGGGCGTCCTACAGGAGATGCGCGCCCTCTCGatctgcggcgccggccaaTAG
- the VPS60 gene encoding Vacuolar protein-sorting-associated protein 60 (BUSCO:EOG09264OXC; EggNog:ENOG503NXG4; COG:U): protein MYRLLGLSQNKPKPDLQQAISSTDERADATQVKISRLDAELGRYRDQMKRMRDGPGKSAVQQRALRVLKQKRMYEAQIEQLTQQSFNMEQSMMTTENLRNTMATVDAMQVANKEMRRTYGNLNIDKIEQIQDDMEDLLEQSSAIQETMSRSYGVPDDIDETELEAELEALEEDPGQDELEVPSYLQHATMAPSQPDFVDELPTENKTEAEAELRAA from the exons ATGTACCGCCTGCTGGGCCTGTCGCAGAACAAGCCCAAGCCGGACTTGCAACAGGCGATTTCCAGCACCGATGAGCGCGCAGATGCGACGCAGGTCAAGATCAGCCGGCtggacgccgagctcgggcgcTACCGCGACCAGATgaagcgcatgcgcgacgGGCCTGGCAAGTcggccgtgcagcagcgtgcgctgcgcgtcctgAAGCAGAAGCGCATGTACGAGGCGCAGATCGAGCAGCTCACGCAACAATCCTTCAATATGGAGCAGAGCATGATGACGACCGAAAATCTGCGGAATACGATGGCCACCGTCGACGCCATGCAGGTGGCCAACAAAGAGATGCGCCGGACCTATGGTAATCTCAACATCGACAAGATTGAGCAGATCCAGGACGACATGGAGGACTTGTTGGAGCAGTCGAGTGCGATCCAAGAGACCATGTCGCGCTcgtacggcgtgccggacgaTATCGACGAAACGGAACTCGAGGCGGAACTCGAGGCACT CGAAGAAGATCCGGGccaggacgagctcgaggtgccGTCGTACCTACAACATGCTACAATGGCTCCGTCGCAGCCAGACtttgtcgacgagctcccGACGGAAAACAAgaccgaggccgaggccgagttGCGCGCTGCGTAA
- a CDS encoding pseudouridine 5'-phosphatase (COG:S; EggNog:ENOG503NZGS) has product MTQDANVGSVRAVLFDMDGLLIDSERIYTDVVNDILRPYGKEQTWEIKSQLMGKPERDATLTLLSALWPVRDGDKEDEAQGFSTECPFTIDSFLERRNADLLPAFQHVAPMPGAEKLIAHLAKHNVPISVATGSKRRNFEIKSNANPNLFTPFGKRAVCGDDPQVVGRGKPHPDIFLVAAHTGLGLQDSEEGRAWLAGIRPPGAEHDGKLLGHESEVLVFEDALPGVQAGLAAGMKGTCSLY; this is encoded by the exons ATGACCCAGGATGCCAACGTGGgaagcgtgcgcgcggtgctgTTTGAC ATGGATGGCCTGCTGATTGACAGCGAGCGC ATCTATACGGATGTCGTCAACGATATCCTGCGTCCCTACGGCAAGGAGCAGACCTGGGAGATCAAGTCGCAGCTTATGGGCAAGCCCGAGCGTGATGCTACGC TGACGCTCCTTAGTGCGCTGTGGCCTGTGCGCGATGGAGAcaaggaggacgaggcgcagggcTTTAGCACCGAGTGCCCCTTTACCATCGACTCgttcctcgagcgccgcaatgCCGACTTGCTTCCCGCGTTCCAGCACGTTGCGCCGATGCCTGGTGCTGAGAAGCTGattgcgcacctcgcgaaGCACAACGTCCCCATCTCGGTTGCGACCGGAagcaagcgccgcaact TCGAAATCAAGTCGAATGCGAACCCGAACCTCTTCACGCCGTTTGGCAAGCGTGCCGTGTGCGGCGACGACCCCCAGGTCGTGGGCCGCGGCAAGCCGCACCCCGACATCTttctcgtcgcggcgcacaccgGCCTGGGCCTGCAGGACAGCGAAGAGGGCCGTGCATGGCTTGCTGGCATCCGTCCCcccggtgccgagcacgacggcAAGCTCCTCGGGCACGAGAGTGAGGTGCTTGTCTTTGAGGATGCGCTGCCTGGCGTCCAGGCGGGTCTTGCCGCTGGCATGAAGGGTACGTGCTCGCTCTACTAA
- a CDS encoding uncharacterized protein (EggNog:ENOG503P4U4; TransMembrane:1 (o154-176i)), with protein sequence MEKRQRVHVRRADSANCRTKDLYVAPSAGSQVAAGNMTLQWNPKCFSSGKVDVYLYAQQQQSAALPVHAWLGLPASQGSYTVQLLPQWWNATESVQANLQFVPSGSQAWETPYPLSSSFNITNPSGKASQGQSIGSQYVTDLDPSAGQISHGGLAAAIVVPAVVVLGLLVATFLWLRKRAHKREEERRENSMRYSQYAGTHSGGEMTQAASSVPPMSVYNMNHYNMDEPAFLPEHAQQHQGHTPSPLIESNYNLAPVAKEHDDSIDDTQSGPSNGEMEATVDEESEPEQRVVPRSRSSTRLHYAGLPRGPARRSMLEPDFWFENTHDSPDMDSIPSTREEAEKQRQSRSRRPPSQRLSVRDVGPRPRSRSRRRTIELEEAPEPAPLAALAPAIQRTVPPTMLQHATQGPPREPFTFVDDSNQRRVSSNVLGTHTRDEKVSAYLSQLPSFDESPGSELYVPPVSEGRMSRRQSAAAPSVRTARSRPVSMEGTMFHDAFDDDA encoded by the coding sequence ATGGAGAAGCGCCAGCGTGTGCACGTCCGGCGTGCGGACTCTGCTAACTGCCGTACCAAGGACCTCTATGTTGCGCCTTCGGCAGGATCCCAGGTGGCTGCCGGCAATATGACCCTGCAGTGGAACCCCAAGTGCTTTTCGAGTGGCAAGGTCGATGTCTACCTCTATGCGCAGCAGCAACAGTCGGCTGCGCTCCCTGTGCACGCCTGGCTGGGCCTTCCGGCATCGCAAGGCTCGTACACTGTCCAACTCCTCCCGCAGTGGTGGAACGCTACGGAAAGCGTTCAGGCGAACTTGCAATTCGTTCCCTCTGGCTCCCAGGCGTGGGAGACTCCTTACCCACTTAGCAGCAGCTTCAACATCACAAACCCGTCTGGAAAAGCGAGCCAAGGCCAGAGCATTGGCTCGCAGTACGTCACCGACCTCGACCCCTCTGCCGGCCAGATCTCGCACGGTGGCCTGGCGGCCGCCATCGTCGTCCcggcggtcgtcgtgctcggcctgctggTTGCGACCTTCCTTTGGCTGCGCAAGCGTGCGCACAAGCGTGAGGAGGAGCGAAGGGAGAACTCGATGCGCTACTCACAGTACGCTGGCACGCATTCGGGCGGCGAAATGACGCaggccgcctcgagcgtgccgccgatgAGCGTGTACAACATGAACCACTACAATATGGACGAGCCGGCATTCCTGCCGGagcacgcgcagcagcaccagGGCCACACCCCGTCGCCGCTCATCGAGTCGAACTACAACTtggcgccggtcgccaaGGAGCACGACGACTCAATCGACGACACGCAGTCCGGCCCCTCGAACGGCGAGATGGAGGCGaccgtcgacgaggagtcGGAGCCGGAGCAGCGGGTCGTTccacgctcgcgcagctcgacgcgtctGCACTACGCCGGCCTTCCCCGTGGtcctgctcgccgctcgatgCTCGAGCCCGACTTTTGGTTTGAAAACACCCATGACTCGCCGGACATGGACTCGATCCCGTCGACCCGCGAAGAGGCCGAGAAGCAGCGGcagtcgcgctcgcgccggcctccctcgcagcgcctcagcgtgcgcgacgtcggcccCCGGCcccgctcgcgcagccggcgccgcacgatcgagctcgaggaggcgccggAGCCTGCTCCCCTtgctgcgcttgcgccggccatccagcgcaccgtgccgccgactatgctgcagcacgcgacgcagggcccgccgcgcgagccgtTCACGTTTGTCGACGACTCGaaccagcgccgcgtgtcCTCCaacgtgctcggcacccACACCCGCGACGAGAAGGTGTCCGCCTACCTCTCCCAGCTCCCTTCGTTTGACGAGTCGCCCGGCTCGGAACTGTACGTCCCTCCGGTGTCGGAAGGGCGCATGAGCCGCCGGCagtcggcggccgctccGTCGGTGCGTACCGCCCGCAGCCGCCCCGTGTCGATGGAAGGCACCATGTTCCATGACGCgtttgacgacgacgcgtaA
- a CDS encoding uncharacterized protein (EggNog:ENOG503P1XW; COG:U), protein MADLKAALTRFVLDPAHHEVLSILKGARNGIVYGAKIRFPHALVMVFLFGSGTPREKFRKILTATRQHASRLGMYVALYKTVMIVLRDLFHNGKQNPNDSFIAGLIGGWYMFGERTPVNEQIVLYCVGRCIASLLPRADVPSNYPSNKVIPVDNTSHQIFAALTWGWVMWLFTNRRQNLNGGLVNSMDYLYVLSDKWDSLRNLFWHNV, encoded by the exons ATGGCAGATCTCAAGGCAGCTTTGACTCGGTTTGTCCTGGACCCGGCGCATCATGAAGTGCTTTCGATCCTGAAGGGTGCGAGGAACGGTATCGTGTACGGTGCCAAGATCCGTTTCCCCCATGCGCTGGTCATGGTGTTTTTGTTCGGCAGCGGCACCCCGCGTGAGAAGTTCCGCAAGATCttgacggcgacgcgccagcACGCCTCGCGTCTGGGTatgtacgtcgcgctgTACAAGACCGTGATGATCGTCCTGCGTGATCTCTTCCATAATGGCAAGCAAAACCCGAACGATTCGTTCATTGCGGGCCTCATCGGCGGTTGGTACATgttcggcgagcgcacTCCGGTCAACGAGCAG ATTGTCCTCTACTGTGTGGGCCGGTGCATTGCCTCGCTCCTCCCTCGCGCAGATGTGCCTTCGAATTACCCCTCGAATAAGGTTATCCCTGTGGACAACACCTCTCACCAGATCTTTGCCGCGCTCACGTGGGGCTGGGTTATGTGGCTCTTCACGAACCGCCGCCAGAACCTCAACGGTGGTCTGGTGAACAGCATGGACT ACCTCTACGTGCTTTCTGACAAGTGGGACAGTCTGCGCAATCTCTTCTGGCACAATGTGTAA
- the CDC28_2 gene encoding cyclin-dependent kinase (EggNog:ENOG503NUNS; COG:T), which produces MENYQKIEKVGEGTYGVVYKARDLTPGANGRIVALKKIRLEAEDEGVPSTAIREISLLKELRDENIVRLFEIIHQESRLYLVFEFLDLDLKKYMDNVSSQPEGLGPEIVMKFTYQLVRGICFCHAHRILHRDLKPQNLLIDKEGNLKLADFGLARAFGIPLRTYTHEVVTLWYRAPEVLLGSRHYNTAIDMWSVGCIFAEMAMRTPLFPGDSEIDEIFRIFRTLGTPNDETWPGVKSLPDYKTSFPQWSGVPLKKAVPALDDNGLDLLRQMLVYDPASRISAKRSLNHPYFAAVTDN; this is translated from the exons ATGGAGAACTACCAAAAGATTGAAAAGGTCGGCGAGG GAACATACGGCGTCGTGtacaaggcgcgcgacctTACGCCCGGTGCCAATGGCCGGATTGTCGCTCTGAAGAAAATCCgtctcgaggccgaggacgagggcgTGCCCTCGACGGCCATCCGCGAGATTAGCCTGCTGAAGGAGCTGCGTGACGAGAACATTGTGCG CCTCTTTGAGATCATCCACCAAGAGTCGCGCCTGTACCTCGTGTTCGAGTTCCTGGACCTGGACCTGAAGAAGTACATGGACAATGTCTCGAGCCAGCCCGAGGGTCTTGGACCTGAGATTGTTATG AAATTCACATACCAGCTCGTCCGTGGCATCTGCTTCTGCCATGCCCACCGCATTTTGCACCGCGACCTCAAGCCGCAGAACCTGCTGATTGACAAGGAGGGCAACCTGAAGCTCGCCGACTTTGGCCTGGCGCGTGCCTTTGGTATTCCTCTGCGCACCTATACGCACGAAGTCGTCACGCTCTGGTACCGCGCGCCTGAGGTCCTGCTGGGCTCGCGCCACTACAATACGGCGATCGACATGTGGTCGGTGGGCTGCATCTTTGCCGAGATGGCGATGCGTACGCCCCTCTTCCCTGGCGACTCGGAAATTGATGAGATCTTCCGCATTTTCCG cacgctcggcacgcccaaCGACGAGACTTGGCCCGGCGTCAAGTCGCTGCCGGACTACAAGACCTCCTTCCCGCAGTGGAGCGGCGTCCCGCTCAAGAAGGCTGtgcctgcgctcgacgacaaTGGCCTGGACCTATTGCGCCAGATGCTCGTCTACGACCCTGCGAGCCGGATAAGCG CCAAGCGCTCGCTGAACCACCCCTACTTTGCTGCAGTGACCGACAACTAA